A genomic region of Stenotrophomonas sp. NA06056 contains the following coding sequences:
- a CDS encoding roadblock/LC7 domain-containing protein encodes MPDGQGASLPDAQQRERLHPLLQDLQQRVEGVKTVVLASVDGFALVSAGAEGRGERLAAMTSAMLALAAAVGRELALGDLQTLMLEAAGGKVLMLAIQAEGRAPLLLMAACDQRSVIGQVLWQSRECGQAILAELSGS; translated from the coding sequence ATGCCTGATGGACAAGGCGCGTCGTTGCCGGACGCGCAGCAGCGTGAGCGCCTGCACCCGTTGCTGCAGGATCTGCAGCAACGGGTGGAAGGGGTGAAGACCGTGGTGCTGGCCAGCGTTGATGGCTTTGCCCTGGTCAGCGCGGGTGCGGAGGGGCGCGGTGAACGCTTGGCGGCGATGACCAGCGCGATGCTGGCCCTGGCCGCCGCAGTGGGGCGCGAGCTGGCGCTGGGCGATCTGCAGACGCTGATGCTGGAGGCCGCCGGCGGCAAGGTACTGATGCTCGCCATCCAGGCCGAAGGTCGGGCGCCGCTGCTGTTGATGGCCGCCTGCGATCAGCGCAGCGTGATCGGCCAGGTGCTGTGGCAGAGCAGGGAATGTGGCCAGGCGATCCTGGCCGAACTCAGCGGATCGTGA